In one Spirosoma rigui genomic region, the following are encoded:
- a CDS encoding DUF481 domain-containing protein — MHNTYKRLLLFLVIFSSRVATAQIVEQPDPLRPSTPDSTAADSTTTTPGSTLPKPTTPQRIVRYRLAADGTVTAGNINRTLLQLAGSVDYELSNLFKLSSNPSFVYGRQSGILAEREWFGDFRTTYRPEKRLYYLGFGSFERSNLRKIDRRWTVAAGAGYKLLNRKRAYISLTNVLLNEYTDFVELNDINIYRNSTRLFGEYTFDNDRWTVTHTAFYQPALGVPNIRWNASLSVQVKLTAVVSLRTTLANAYESVVVPGRQNNDLRFTAGLVYERK; from the coding sequence GTGCACAATACGTATAAACGCCTTCTTCTCTTTCTCGTCATTTTTAGCAGTCGTGTGGCCACCGCGCAGATTGTTGAGCAACCTGACCCACTTCGCCCGTCAACACCCGACAGCACCGCTGCCGATTCAACCACCACCACTCCGGGCAGCACTCTACCTAAGCCAACCACTCCGCAGCGAATTGTTCGGTATCGACTAGCCGCTGACGGCACCGTAACGGCCGGTAATATTAACCGGACGTTACTCCAACTGGCGGGCTCCGTCGACTACGAGTTGAGTAATCTGTTCAAACTGTCGAGCAACCCATCATTCGTGTACGGACGCCAGAGCGGTATCCTGGCTGAACGAGAATGGTTCGGTGATTTCAGGACGACGTACCGACCGGAGAAACGGTTGTATTACCTCGGATTTGGCTCGTTTGAGCGGAGTAACCTGCGAAAGATTGACCGGCGCTGGACCGTGGCAGCTGGTGCAGGCTACAAGCTGTTGAACCGGAAGCGGGCGTACATATCCCTGACCAACGTACTGCTCAATGAATACACGGATTTCGTCGAACTCAACGACATCAACATCTACCGAAACTCAACGCGTCTATTTGGCGAGTACACGTTCGATAACGACCGCTGGACCGTTACGCATACGGCTTTTTACCAGCCAGCACTGGGTGTTCCTAATATTCGCTGGAACGCCAGCCTGAGCGTTCAGGTAAAATTAACGGCCGTAGTAAGCCTGCGTACCACCCTGGCCAATGCTTACGAAAGTGTTGTTGTACCCGGTCGGCAAAACAACGATCTGCGCTTTACGGCCGGACTTGTTTACGAAAGAAAATAA
- a CDS encoding LysM peptidoglycan-binding domain-containing protein, whose protein sequence is METENQTTPSNPRPSGSSSLPALTLVVLVGLIAALLYVGYEYITDDTNGSDELTSMPLDTVSQQPLAQNDPEMLMSPEEVDTSSQPAPVDLSQATPPADAPVADAKAEDVADANRETTAGKPGPEERAAAKAAAEAEKPAPKPVAEKPVEKPKEEKPKIAEKPKEEVAATKPKIKPGGVSSSYTVGQGETFYGVANRYNMKVSTLKQLNPGVSESDVKAGITRLNVKAMAVHTVGPGDVLRVVAQKYGVSKEAIMRANKKSKDIATRGEKLIIPFPEKQ, encoded by the coding sequence ATGGAAACCGAGAATCAAACGACGCCATCGAACCCCCGTCCAAGTGGAAGTTCGAGTTTGCCCGCGCTTACGCTCGTCGTATTGGTGGGCCTTATCGCGGCTCTGCTCTACGTTGGCTACGAGTATATTACCGACGATACCAATGGTTCCGACGAACTGACCAGCATGCCGCTCGATACGGTGTCGCAGCAACCCCTGGCCCAGAACGATCCCGAAATGCTGATGTCGCCGGAGGAAGTAGACACATCGTCGCAGCCCGCCCCGGTCGATCTGTCGCAGGCGACGCCCCCCGCCGATGCGCCCGTTGCCGATGCTAAAGCCGAAGACGTTGCCGACGCTAACCGGGAAACAACGGCGGGCAAGCCCGGCCCTGAAGAACGGGCTGCGGCCAAAGCTGCGGCCGAGGCCGAAAAACCGGCCCCGAAACCCGTAGCCGAGAAACCCGTTGAAAAGCCGAAAGAGGAGAAGCCTAAGATAGCCGAAAAACCAAAGGAAGAGGTAGCGGCAACCAAGCCAAAAATAAAACCCGGTGGCGTATCGAGTTCCTACACCGTTGGGCAGGGCGAGACGTTCTATGGCGTGGCCAATCGCTACAACATGAAGGTCAGCACCCTGAAACAGCTTAACCCCGGCGTATCGGAGAGCGACGTAAAGGCGGGTATCACCCGGCTAAACGTGAAGGCGATGGCCGTTCATACCGTGGGTCCGGGCGATGTACTACGGGTGGTGGCGCAGAAGTACGGCGTTAGCAAAGAAGCGATCATGCGCGCCAACAAGAAGAGCAAAGACATCGCGACCCGGGGTGAGAAACTTATTATTCCATTCCCGGAAAAGCAATAG
- the purE gene encoding 5-(carboxyamino)imidazole ribonucleotide mutase has product MVGIIMGSLSDRVIMQEAADVLTTLGVAWEIDIVSAHRTPEKMVDYAKSARSRGLRVIIAGAGGAAHLPGMVASLTTLPVVGVPVKSSNSIDGWDSVLSILQMPAGVPVATMALNGARNAGILAAQIVGTFDEIVAHQLSLFKEELKEKVADMSRTLLESAK; this is encoded by the coding sequence ATGGTAGGTATTATTATGGGTAGCCTCTCTGATCGCGTAATTATGCAGGAGGCCGCCGACGTTTTGACCACGCTGGGTGTAGCGTGGGAAATAGATATTGTTTCGGCGCACCGCACGCCGGAGAAAATGGTCGACTATGCCAAATCGGCGCGCAGTCGTGGACTTCGGGTCATCATTGCCGGCGCGGGCGGGGCGGCTCACCTGCCGGGGATGGTAGCCTCTCTGACGACGCTCCCTGTCGTCGGGGTTCCTGTCAAATCAAGTAATTCCATTGACGGCTGGGATTCGGTTCTGTCGATTTTGCAAATGCCCGCCGGCGTTCCGGTGGCGACCATGGCGCTCAACGGTGCCCGCAATGCAGGTATCCTGGCCGCTCAGATCGTTGGTACGTTTGATGAGATAGTGGCCCACCAGCTGAGTCTTTTCAAAGAGGAGCTGAAGGAAAAAGTGGCCGATATGAGCCGTACCCTACTCGAATCGGCCAAGTGA
- a CDS encoding S8 family serine peptidase, whose protein sequence is MQNPLRFKAGWLRTTLLIAITAASVTAQPLPQYSTQQRARQLELQTTLATLQAQNYQQALSVANRLGRPISQRRPDGTVEVLQGISERGELLYDATYSVTRAAQTTRTTALYAGGSLGVSLSGSTLTNKLGIWDGGKVRATHVEFRNGTSGSRVTQVDNPDTLDAHASHVAGIMIAGGVNPQVRGMAFAANLRAYDFSNDVSEMSTAAGNLLVSNHSYGTLAGWVYDDTRTTATKWEWWGDTTLSKTEDYKFGVYNSTARSWDQIAQNAPYYLMVKSAGNDHGPTGPGDGQPHFLGNGRTTSTATRSRQDGYDQITTSSTAKNILTVGAISTLNLGYNQAADVNLGNFSSWGPTDDGRIKPDIVGVGVSVLSSSSTTDSSYVTYSGTSMSSPNVAGTVLLLQEFFAQRNNGRFLRASTLKGLVLHTADEAGSTPGPDYRFGWGLLNAERAGQAILNTNQNYLVDERTLEQAGTYSLSVVASGRGPLVATLSWSDPAGVATTSLNDRTPRLVNDLDIRINDGTSTVQPWVLDPANPANPATRGDNIRDNVEQVLIANAIPGKAYTITVSHKGTLTGAKQDYALLVSGIGGSAYCVSKATSNADTRISRVRFGNIDQAGTDSCTTYTDFSTVSTAIQPGQSLPLTVVLGTCGAVRNTVVKAFIDWNQNGRFDDESETVGTSAVLDNTGQFSTTVTVPTTVQNGQIIRLRIVATETDNPAAVQACGTYGKGETQDYVLNVVQTVNDVGAISLVSPQTTLCGQTNTDLIIAVRVRNFGSADQRNVPINVTVTDGNGSTVGTVVGTVPRLAPFQESLFTVTTPSGITLLPGQTYRFTIATALPSDLNPANNIVVETRTVAAAPTGSLFSATRCGSDSALALRNSGGGTAFWYDALTGGNLLAAGNQVTLKTLPANGQLYAVSNDFRGTIGPADKRAFGGGSYAGNFGPAPLVSTTVPLLIERARLYIASAGKLTFTVRKFDETAVSSVTLDVSPTRNQSLTAVNSSGQLNDDPDDQGALYALNLSIPTPGDYKITIDYADGAAIFRSNVGVNGFPYQINTQAGDPVMTIKGSLFNTSDTLKTAWYYFYGLTVRSLDCPALVRTPVSPVVGTSAGATITASGSTTICQGSTLTLQANTGSGLSYQWYRNNQPISGAVSSTLQASTTGSYAVQVANSCPAVRSATVTVSVLSAQVPVITTTGFTLTSNVIGNTQWLLNGIPIPGATAPSYSVIQSGRYAVKGSVNGCGEAISADVVLAILATEPDPQEDEVSVYPNPATRQVTVSVVSSVFYASTVQLTDARGALIRTATLERDGRARSAVLPLADLPGGTFFVTIRDDQTQQVRVKRIYKP, encoded by the coding sequence ATGCAAAACCCTTTACGGTTCAAAGCAGGCTGGTTACGGACCACGCTCCTGATAGCAATAACGGCCGCATCCGTAACGGCGCAGCCCCTGCCCCAGTATAGCACCCAGCAACGGGCCCGTCAGCTCGAACTGCAAACGACTCTGGCAACTCTGCAGGCCCAGAACTACCAGCAGGCCCTTTCTGTAGCCAACCGGCTGGGCCGTCCCATTAGTCAGCGTCGACCCGATGGAACGGTCGAGGTCCTGCAGGGCATCAGCGAGCGGGGCGAGTTGCTCTACGACGCCACCTACAGCGTTACCCGGGCCGCGCAAACGACACGCACAACCGCCCTGTACGCGGGTGGTAGTCTGGGCGTATCGCTGTCGGGCAGTACACTCACGAACAAACTGGGCATCTGGGATGGCGGCAAAGTACGGGCCACCCACGTCGAGTTCCGGAATGGTACGTCGGGAAGCCGCGTCACGCAGGTTGATAACCCGGATACGCTCGACGCTCACGCATCCCACGTAGCGGGTATCATGATAGCTGGTGGAGTCAATCCCCAGGTCAGGGGCATGGCCTTTGCGGCTAACCTGCGGGCCTATGATTTCAGTAATGATGTATCGGAGATGAGCACGGCCGCGGGCAACCTGCTCGTATCGAATCACTCCTACGGAACGCTGGCGGGCTGGGTTTATGACGACACCCGGACAACAGCTACCAAATGGGAATGGTGGGGCGACACTACGCTCAGCAAAACGGAAGACTACAAATTTGGTGTATATAACAGTACGGCCCGCTCCTGGGACCAGATTGCCCAGAATGCTCCTTATTACCTGATGGTCAAATCGGCCGGCAACGACCATGGCCCAACCGGACCGGGCGACGGTCAGCCCCACTTCCTAGGAAACGGCCGTACTACCAGTACGGCTACCCGTTCCAGACAGGATGGTTACGACCAGATTACTACGTCCTCAACGGCCAAAAACATTCTGACCGTGGGTGCCATCAGTACCCTGAATCTGGGGTACAATCAGGCGGCTGATGTGAACCTGGGTAATTTCAGCAGCTGGGGCCCTACCGACGATGGCCGTATCAAGCCCGATATCGTCGGCGTCGGGGTCAGCGTACTCTCTTCCAGTTCAACGACCGACAGTTCGTATGTTACCTACAGCGGCACATCCATGTCGTCGCCCAACGTAGCCGGAACGGTACTGCTCTTGCAGGAGTTCTTCGCGCAGCGTAACAACGGCCGCTTTTTGCGGGCCTCAACGCTTAAAGGGCTGGTCCTGCACACGGCCGACGAAGCGGGCAGCACGCCCGGCCCGGATTACCGTTTTGGCTGGGGACTGCTCAACGCCGAACGCGCGGGTCAGGCGATCCTGAACACCAATCAAAATTACCTGGTCGACGAGCGGACGCTGGAGCAGGCCGGAACCTATTCGTTGTCAGTCGTCGCATCGGGGCGCGGGCCGTTGGTTGCCACCCTCTCGTGGTCTGACCCGGCCGGCGTGGCAACAACCTCGTTGAATGACCGGACACCCCGGCTCGTCAACGACCTCGACATTCGCATCAACGACGGCACGTCGACCGTTCAACCCTGGGTGCTCGACCCGGCCAATCCCGCTAATCCGGCTACGCGGGGCGACAACATCCGGGACAATGTCGAGCAGGTACTGATTGCCAATGCCATTCCGGGAAAAGCATACACCATTACCGTTTCGCACAAGGGTACTTTGACCGGAGCCAAGCAGGACTACGCCCTGCTCGTAAGCGGTATTGGCGGCAGCGCCTACTGCGTATCGAAGGCTACCTCCAACGCCGATACGCGCATAAGCCGGGTGCGGTTTGGGAACATTGACCAGGCGGGGACCGATAGCTGCACGACCTACACGGATTTTTCGACCGTCAGTACGGCCATTCAGCCGGGTCAGTCACTCCCGCTTACGGTGGTACTCGGCACTTGTGGCGCTGTCCGGAATACGGTTGTGAAAGCATTCATCGACTGGAACCAGAACGGCCGTTTCGACGACGAATCCGAAACCGTTGGGACCTCCGCCGTTCTGGACAATACAGGGCAGTTTTCAACGACGGTGACGGTTCCGACAACGGTACAGAACGGCCAGATCATCCGGCTTCGCATCGTAGCGACCGAAACGGATAACCCGGCTGCCGTTCAGGCGTGCGGAACGTATGGAAAGGGTGAAACGCAGGATTACGTACTGAACGTAGTACAGACTGTCAACGACGTGGGGGCCATATCGCTGGTTTCGCCACAAACAACGTTGTGTGGCCAGACCAATACCGACCTTATCATTGCCGTTCGGGTTCGTAATTTCGGCTCCGCAGATCAGCGTAACGTTCCAATCAATGTAACCGTGACCGACGGGAACGGGTCGACGGTGGGGACAGTAGTAGGGACGGTACCCCGCCTTGCTCCCTTTCAGGAAAGCCTGTTTACGGTAACAACACCATCCGGCATCACGCTGCTACCCGGTCAGACGTACCGGTTCACCATCGCGACGGCACTGCCCAGCGACCTGAACCCGGCCAATAATATTGTTGTAGAAACCCGCACCGTTGCGGCCGCACCGACCGGCAGTTTGTTTTCGGCTACCCGCTGCGGCAGCGATTCTGCCCTGGCGTTGCGAAACAGCGGGGGCGGCACCGCATTCTGGTACGATGCACTCACAGGTGGCAACCTGCTTGCTGCCGGAAATCAGGTCACCCTTAAAACACTGCCAGCCAACGGACAACTATACGCCGTTAGTAATGACTTCAGGGGTACGATTGGACCAGCCGACAAACGCGCTTTCGGCGGTGGCTCCTACGCAGGTAACTTCGGCCCGGCACCCCTGGTATCAACAACAGTCCCGTTACTCATTGAGCGGGCCCGGCTTTACATCGCGTCAGCGGGAAAACTCACCTTCACCGTCCGCAAGTTTGACGAGACAGCTGTTTCGAGTGTTACGCTGGATGTTTCGCCCACCCGCAACCAGAGCCTGACAGCCGTCAACAGCAGCGGTCAGCTGAACGACGATCCCGACGATCAGGGAGCGTTGTACGCGCTAAACCTGTCCATTCCAACGCCAGGTGATTACAAAATCACCATCGACTACGCCGATGGGGCAGCCATCTTCCGAAGTAACGTCGGGGTTAATGGCTTCCCTTACCAGATCAACACGCAGGCTGGTGATCCCGTCATGACCATCAAAGGGTCGCTGTTCAATACGTCCGATACGCTGAAAACCGCCTGGTATTACTTCTACGGCCTAACCGTTCGATCGCTCGATTGCCCGGCGCTCGTGCGGACACCCGTTTCGCCGGTTGTTGGGACGTCGGCCGGCGCCACCATCACCGCCAGCGGATCGACGACCATCTGCCAAGGTAGTACCCTGACCTTGCAGGCCAATACCGGCTCCGGCTTATCGTACCAATGGTACCGCAATAACCAGCCGATCTCGGGGGCCGTGAGCAGTACGCTCCAAGCCAGTACGACGGGTAGCTACGCCGTTCAGGTAGCCAACAGTTGTCCGGCAGTACGCTCGGCAACGGTCACCGTGTCGGTGCTGTCGGCGCAGGTGCCGGTTATCACAACCACAGGCTTCACCCTCACATCCAATGTCATTGGCAACACCCAATGGCTGCTCAATGGCATACCCATCCCCGGCGCTACTGCTCCCAGCTATTCGGTTATTCAGTCGGGGCGTTATGCCGTCAAGGGCAGTGTCAACGGATGTGGCGAGGCTATTTCGGCCGACGTGGTGCTGGCCATTCTGGCTACTGAACCCGATCCGCAGGAGGACGAGGTTTCTGTTTACCCAAATCCCGCCACCCGGCAGGTTACGGTATCAGTCGTTTCATCCGTCTTTTACGCATCGACAGTTCAGTTGACCGACGCCCGGGGTGCCTTGATCCGCACGGCTACCCTGGAGCGGGATGGCAGAGCAAGGTCGGCCGTTCTGCCCCTTGCCGACTTGCCGGGTGGTACGTTTTTTGTAACAATTCGGGATGACCAGACCCAGCAGGTCCGGGTCAAACGCATTTACAAACCGTAA